From Mesorhizobium sp. Pch-S:
ACAGTGCTTGCCGATCTCGGCCTGCTCGATGCCATCCTTGCACTGGGCAGCCGCATTGAACGGTTGCATGGTGCCGATGCTGCGAGTGGCAGCACGGTGCTCGACGTGCGCTACAACGCGCGGCCGGGTGGACGCTTCGGCCTCGCCGTGCATCGCGCGGCTCTGTTCGGTGTGCTCTATCGTGCGGTGAGCGATGCCGATATCGGCATCGAGACCGGCGTCGAGCTGGAAACGCTGGAAATTGGCCAGCGGGCCCGCCTTGTCGGAGACAACGGGCGCAGCATCGGTCCTTTCGACCTGATCGTCGATGCTTCCGGTTCACGCTCGAAGTTGCGGCGCCATGCAGCGACGCCCGCGGAGCCGCGTCCGCTTGCCTATGGTGCCTTCTGGGCTTCGCTCGGCTGGCGCGGCGAAGGCTTCGACGAACATGCACTCACCCAGCGCTACGATCGCGCCGCGGTCATGATCGGCGTGTTGCCGATCGGTCGCTCAAGCCCAGGCGGCGAGAAGATGGCGGCTTTCTTCTGGAGCCTCAAGCCGGCTGACGCCGAGATTGTACAGGCGAGAGGGTTGGAGGCATGGAAGGAGCGGGTGCTTTCCCTGTGGCCGGAGTGCGCATCCTACCTCGCGCAGATCGACAATTTCGACCAGCTGACGCTTGCCCGCTATGGCCACCATACCCTGAAGCTTCCAATTGGTCCGCGGTTGGCAGTTATCGGTGACGCCGCGCATTCGACGAGTCCGCAGCTTGGCCAGGGCGCCAACATGGCGTTGCTCGATGCTGCCGCGTTGAACCATGCCCTCAAGACGAGCAGCCACCTCGAGGACGCACTCGCGTTCTATGCCAGCTCACGGCGGTGGCATGTGCGCACCTTCCAGGCGCTTTCCTTGATGTTCACGCCCTTCTACCAGTCGGATTCGGTGTTTCTGCCGTTCATGCGCGACCGGCTGGTCGCCATCGCTGCGCGCATGCCGCCCATGCCGCAATTGCTGGGTTCGATGGTGGCTGGAACGATGGTTGATCCGTTCCGAATGATCGGGCTGACCGAGCAGGATTGGACCAGATTTGGCGTCGGCGCGAGCGCTGCGGCCATCGACGACGCCTAGCATCGCGCCGTGATGGAAAATGGACAGGCTTGCTGTTGTGAAATAGAATGCTGTCAGGCAAAATATTCATGAACTGACTTCACAAAAGCATGGTCTCTTCCCGCATCGACACCAACCGCCTCGGCGAAATGGATGTGTTCGTGCGCGTGGTGGAGTTATGCGGCTTTTCGCCGGCAGCCAGGGCGCTCAGACTCTCGCCCTCCGCCGTCAGCAAGCTGATCGCGCGGCTGGAGACACGTCTCGGTGCCCGCTTGTTCAACCGATCTACCCGCAAGTTGGCGCTGACTGCCGAGGGCAACATTTTCTACGAGCGTTGCGTGCGCATCCTGGCTGACGTCGACAGTGCCGAACGCGAGGCCGCCGCAGGGGCCGCGCCGCGGGGACGCCTGAGGGTCAATTGCAACACTGCCTTCTCGCAATGGATGCTCACTCCGATCGTACCGGAGTTCCTGGCGCGGTATCCCGAGATCGTGCTCGACCTCGTCGTTTCCGACGTGGTGGTGGATCTGCTGCAGGAACACGCCGACGTGGCTATCCGCGTTGGTCCCCTGGCCAATTCCAGCCTGATTGCACGCAAGCTTGGGGAGAGCAAGGCAATCGTGGTGGCTTCGCCGACCTATCTGCAGCGTGCCGGCACGCCGCGGACGCCCGCAGAACTAGCCTATCACAACCTGCTTGGCTTCGGTTTTTCCCGATTGGTAGAAGGCTGGCCATTTCTCGATGAAAACGGGCAGGTGGTGCGCATCGCACCTCAAGGTAATGCGCTGGCCAGCGACGGCGACACCATGAGACGTCTGGCGCTTGCCGGTGTCGGCATTGCCCGTACTGCCCGCTTTCACATGGAAGAAGACCTCGCCGCTGGCCGTCTCGTGCCGTTGCTCGAAGACTATAGCCCCGGTGAAGTCGAGCCGATCCACGCCGTCTATGTCGGACAAGGTGGCGTGCTGCCGGCGCGTGTGCGTGCCTTTCTCGACTTCCTCGCCGAGAAGGTGAGGGTGCGATAGAGATGCCTATGCTTGACACTGCGTTGGCTTAGCCCAGCTTCGACGTCACAAACCGGGCGGAAGTGACCACGCTACCGGCGCTTTGGAACAGGGTCTCTCCCGGCAAGGTCGGCGATGGGGTCCAGGCAGGCACTACCGTCGCACAGCAGCAGCCGTATGTCTGTTCGCGCGCGCAATTTTGTTGGAGCGGGATTGACGGGACTGGTTCCTGTTGTTAAAGCCGAACCGTAACGTACGGTACGGCAACGGTCGGCGATGGAAACGGACACCAGTCAGAGTGGAGCGGAGGCGCAGAATGCGCAACCCGAAGCGCTGACCGATCGCCAGAAAGACGTGCTCGATACCGTTTTGCGGCTTCTCGTCGAGGAGGGCGATAACCTTTCCATGACGACGGTGGCGCGGCGCGCCTCCTGCTCCAAGGAAACGCTCTACAAATGGTTCGGCGATCGCGATGGGTTGCTCACAGCGACCGTGCGCTGGCAGGCGTCGAAAGTGCGGGTTACCCCGGTCGACCAGGGCAATCCCGATCTGATTTCCCTCGTGGAAAGCCTGGAAGGCTATGCACGCGACTGGCTGAAGGTGATCGCCAGCGACACGTCGATCGCGCTGAACCGCGTTGCGGTCAGTCATGCCGGTTCGGGCAAGGATAATCTCGGCGCCATCGTCCTCGAAAACGGCCGCTTTGCGCTCGCCAGGCGTCTGAAGCCTGTGCTCGATGCCGGCAGGCGGGCAGGGCTTCTTGTTTTCGAGGATGCCGAGACCGCTTTTCGTACTTTTTTCGGATTGGTCGCGCGCGACGTGCAGATCCGCCTGTTGCTCGGTGATTGGCCCGGTCTGACCGAAGCCACCATCGAAACCGATGCGGAGCGCGCCACCCAGCAGTTTCTCGCTCTTTACGGGCAAAACCCCGGCCGCAGGGCCACTGACTTCAACGGGAAGGAATAAAAGAAATGCGTGTCTATTACGATCGTGATGCCGATCTGAACCTGATCAAGGGCAAGAAGGTCGCCGTCATCGGCTACGGTTCGCAGGGCCGTGCCCATGCGCTGAACCTCAAGGAGTCCGGCGTCAAGGAAATCGCCATCGGTCTCAAGGCTGGTTCGCCGACCGCCAAGAAGGTCGAGGCTGACGGTCTCAAGGTGCTCACCGTTGCGGAAGCCGCCAAATGGGCAGACCTGATGATGATGGCAACGCCTGACGAGCTGCAGGCCGACATCTACAAGAACGAGATCGCTCCGAACATCCGCGATGGTGCTGCCATCGCTTTCGCACACGGCCTCAACGTGCATTTCGGCCTGATCGAGCCGAAGGCAACCGTTGACGTGCTGATGGTTGCCCCGAAGGGCCCGGGCCACACCGTGCGCGGCGAGTATCAGAAGGGCGGCGGCGTGCCGTGCCTGGTTGCCGTTCATCAGGACCCGTCGGGCAACGCGCTCGACCTCGCGCTGTCCTATGCCTGCGGCGTCGGTGGCGGCCGCTCGGGCATTATCGAGACCAATTTCCGCGAGGAATGCGAGACCGATCTGTTCGGCGAGCAGGTGGTTCTGTGCGGCGGCCTGGTCGAACTGATCCGTGCCGGTTTCGAGACGCTGGTGGAAGCCGGCTACGCGCCGGAAATGGCTTATTTCGAGTGCCTGCACGAAGTGAAGCTGATCGTCGACCTGATCTATGAAGGCGGTATCGCCAACATGAACTACTCGATCTCGAACACCGCGGAGTGGGGTGAGTATGTCTCGGGTCCGCGCATCATCACCGCGGAGACCAAGGCTGAGATGAAGCGCGTGCTGACCGACATCCAGACCGGCAAGTTCACGTCGGAATGGATGCAGGAATATCGTTCCGGT
This genomic window contains:
- the ilvC gene encoding ketol-acid reductoisomerase, with product MRVYYDRDADLNLIKGKKVAVIGYGSQGRAHALNLKESGVKEIAIGLKAGSPTAKKVEADGLKVLTVAEAAKWADLMMMATPDELQADIYKNEIAPNIRDGAAIAFAHGLNVHFGLIEPKATVDVLMVAPKGPGHTVRGEYQKGGGVPCLVAVHQDPSGNALDLALSYACGVGGGRSGIIETNFREECETDLFGEQVVLCGGLVELIRAGFETLVEAGYAPEMAYFECLHEVKLIVDLIYEGGIANMNYSISNTAEWGEYVSGPRIITAETKAEMKRVLTDIQTGKFTSEWMQEYRSGLARFKATRRLNDEHPIEQVGEKLRGMMPWISKNKLVDKAKN
- a CDS encoding TetR/AcrR family transcriptional regulator C-terminal domain-containing protein — its product is METDTSQSGAEAQNAQPEALTDRQKDVLDTVLRLLVEEGDNLSMTTVARRASCSKETLYKWFGDRDGLLTATVRWQASKVRVTPVDQGNPDLISLVESLEGYARDWLKVIASDTSIALNRVAVSHAGSGKDNLGAIVLENGRFALARRLKPVLDAGRRAGLLVFEDAETAFRTFFGLVARDVQIRLLLGDWPGLTEATIETDAERATQQFLALYGQNPGRRATDFNGKE
- a CDS encoding NAD(P)/FAD-dependent oxidoreductase, with translation MGSPLDIAIAGGGPAGLAAALYLHRAGHRVTIFERFEAPSPVGSGLILQPTGLTVLADLGLLDAILALGSRIERLHGADAASGSTVLDVRYNARPGGRFGLAVHRAALFGVLYRAVSDADIGIETGVELETLEIGQRARLVGDNGRSIGPFDLIVDASGSRSKLRRHAATPAEPRPLAYGAFWASLGWRGEGFDEHALTQRYDRAAVMIGVLPIGRSSPGGEKMAAFFWSLKPADAEIVQARGLEAWKERVLSLWPECASYLAQIDNFDQLTLARYGHHTLKLPIGPRLAVIGDAAHSTSPQLGQGANMALLDAAALNHALKTSSHLEDALAFYASSRRWHVRTFQALSLMFTPFYQSDSVFLPFMRDRLVAIAARMPPMPQLLGSMVAGTMVDPFRMIGLTEQDWTRFGVGASAAAIDDA
- a CDS encoding LysR family transcriptional regulator — its product is MVSSRIDTNRLGEMDVFVRVVELCGFSPAARALRLSPSAVSKLIARLETRLGARLFNRSTRKLALTAEGNIFYERCVRILADVDSAEREAAAGAAPRGRLRVNCNTAFSQWMLTPIVPEFLARYPEIVLDLVVSDVVVDLLQEHADVAIRVGPLANSSLIARKLGESKAIVVASPTYLQRAGTPRTPAELAYHNLLGFGFSRLVEGWPFLDENGQVVRIAPQGNALASDGDTMRRLALAGVGIARTARFHMEEDLAAGRLVPLLEDYSPGEVEPIHAVYVGQGGVLPARVRAFLDFLAEKVRVR